The Armatimonadota bacterium genomic sequence GACAATGATCCCGGGGACCTCTGAAGCCGAAAACGAAGATATTCTGCGTAAAAGGCTTACCGAGCAGGGCTTTACAGTCGTCGAGATCAAACAGACCAAGAGCACTCAGAAGAAAATCGGCGGTATGGGCGGCGTCAAAAAGTCCGAGCTTTCGATCATGTGTCGGCAGTTCTCTACAATGATCGACGCCGGTGTAAACCTTGTGCGCTGTCTTAACGTGCTTACCGATCAGGCGACCAATCCAAAGCTCAAAGCTATTTTGACGGACGTCACGAACGAGGTCGAGGGCGGCCAGACTCTAACCAGGGCGCTGGAGAAGTATCCTACCGTATTCGACAGGCTCTTTATCGGTCTTGTAAACGCCGGCGAGGTCGGTGGAGCGCTCGAAGAAAGCCTTCAGAGACTCTCGCAGTTCCTGGAAAGCGATGTCGAACTGCGGCGTAAGATCAAATCGGCTCTGACCTATCCTGTTATGATTCTTTGCTTTGCCGGCCTGGTAGTTATCGGCTTGATGACTTTCGTTTTGCCGAAGTTCATGAGC encodes the following:
- a CDS encoding type II secretion system F family protein translates to MPNYAYTIRDAVGTMIPGTSEAENEDILRKRLTEQGFTVVEIKQTKSTQKKIGGMGGVKKSELSIMCRQFSTMIDAGVNLVRCLNVLTDQATNPKLKAILTDVTNEVEGGQTLTRALEKYPTVFDRLFIGLVNAGEVGGALEESLQRLSQFLESDVELRRKIKSALTYPVMILCFAGLVVIGLMTFVLPKFMSMFVDLGIKDLPPLTAAVKACSDFMISKWYFMILIVVGFVIAIRLFGRTKIGRRTLDTVKLKLPVFGSLNHKVALARFARTLATLLSSGVAILQAM